One genomic region from Desulfovibrio sp. encodes:
- a CDS encoding TOBE domain-containing protein produces the protein MHSHIPRQQLEALTLRWEHWEAEAATTAQKIARARLHLLFLLFRYGGLRLGEALTFEPRAAIDSITGMMRVPGPNARELLLPLSAMRHIRRILSLPQAGEPDFLRLDQAFVRKKFYAVGKTMGLPAAVLGPRAIRYSRGLELLDLHVPMSLVQKFLGQQDTAQLKAFLDFSDGQARKMLSAQVQNRRASRQVQAASDDAINLFWGIVTGIHTGMRKIHVEITTFSDVRLTASCTHEQAGLLEVHENQVLSARVDPERVALSAERIQTSLGNCARCVVESLHADAVETFVCLSLPDGAILRATVETPAVTKLHLAEGKKIFAYFPTSAVTLLAD, from the coding sequence ATGCACAGCCATATACCCCGTCAGCAATTGGAAGCCCTTACCCTGCGCTGGGAGCACTGGGAGGCAGAAGCAGCCACGACAGCGCAAAAAATTGCGCGGGCGCGGCTGCACCTGCTGTTTTTGCTGTTCCGGTATGGCGGGCTGCGGCTTGGCGAGGCCCTGACTTTTGAGCCACGCGCCGCCATAGACAGTATCACGGGCATGATGCGCGTGCCCGGCCCCAACGCCCGCGAACTGCTGCTGCCTTTGAGCGCCATGCGGCATATCCGCCGGATTCTCAGTCTGCCGCAGGCTGGCGAGCCCGATTTTCTGCGTCTTGACCAGGCCTTTGTGCGCAAAAAATTCTATGCCGTCGGCAAGACAATGGGCCTGCCTGCGGCCGTGCTTGGGCCGCGCGCCATACGGTATTCAAGAGGGCTGGAGCTTCTTGATCTGCACGTGCCCATGTCGCTGGTGCAGAAATTTCTTGGGCAGCAGGACACTGCCCAGCTTAAGGCTTTTCTGGACTTTTCCGATGGCCAGGCCCGAAAAATGCTCAGTGCGCAGGTCCAGAACCGCAGGGCCTCACGACAGGTGCAGGCCGCCAGCGATGACGCCATAAACCTGTTCTGGGGTATTGTCACAGGCATCCACACGGGCATGCGAAAAATCCATGTGGAAATAACGACGTTCTCAGATGTGCGCCTGACGGCCTCCTGTACGCATGAGCAGGCAGGCCTGCTGGAAGTGCACGAAAACCAGGTACTCAGCGCCCGTGTTGATCCTGAGCGCGTGGCACTTTCTGCCGAGCGCATCCAGACAAGCCTGGGCAACTGCGCGCGCTGCGTGGTGGAAAGCCTGCACGCCGACGCTGTGGAAACCTTCGTATGCCTGAGCCTGCCGGATGGCGCTATTCTGCGCGCCACGGTGGAAACACCTGCGGTCACAAAACTGCACCTTGCCGAAGGCAAAAAAATCTTCGCGTATTTTCCCACCAGCGCCGTGACCCTGCTGGCAGACTAG
- a CDS encoding substrate-binding domain-containing protein, with the protein MFRASRFALAACLLGSLALAPAAQAADTLMMATTTSTQDSGLLEYLEPMFKKETGIELKWVAVGTGKALEIAKNCDADVLLVHAPASEMEFVKAGHGIDRRQVMYNDFVIVGPASDPAKVKGKSTAEALGGIFTTKAGFVSRGDQSGTHKAEEKLWKQAQITPDKDSKYFSAGQGMIATLNMAAEKQAYALTDRGTWITFADKMGDKNPLVIIVEGDKALFNQYSVIAVNPAQCPKVKKDLAQKFEDWWVAPATQQKIADYKLKGKQLFFPNAGK; encoded by the coding sequence ATGTTCCGCGCATCCCGTTTCGCTCTGGCCGCCTGCCTGCTGGGTTCGCTGGCACTGGCCCCAGCCGCTCAGGCTGCGGATACGCTCATGATGGCCACCACCACCAGCACCCAGGACTCCGGCCTGCTGGAATATCTTGAGCCCATGTTCAAAAAGGAAACGGGCATTGAACTCAAATGGGTGGCCGTTGGTACTGGCAAGGCGCTCGAGATCGCCAAAAACTGCGACGCCGACGTGCTGCTGGTGCATGCCCCGGCGAGCGAAATGGAATTTGTCAAAGCCGGGCACGGCATTGACCGCCGTCAGGTCATGTACAATGACTTTGTCATTGTGGGGCCCGCCTCTGACCCGGCCAAGGTAAAGGGAAAGAGCACTGCCGAGGCGCTTGGCGGCATTTTTACAACCAAGGCGGGTTTTGTGAGCCGTGGCGACCAGTCCGGCACCCACAAGGCCGAAGAAAAGCTCTGGAAGCAGGCCCAGATCACGCCCGACAAGGATTCCAAATATTTTTCCGCTGGCCAGGGCATGATAGCCACGCTGAACATGGCCGCTGAAAAGCAGGCCTACGCCCTGACCGACCGTGGAACCTGGATCACCTTTGCCGACAAGATGGGCGACAAGAACCCTCTGGTCATCATTGTTGAGGGGGACAAGGCGCTTTTCAACCAGTACAGCGTCATTGCGGTCAATCCCGCCCAGTGCCCCAAGGTCAAAAAGGATCTGGCGCAGAAGTTTGAAGACTGGTGGGTGGCCCCTGCCACGCAGCAGAAGATTGCGGACTACAAGCTCAAGGGCAAACAGCTTTTCTTCCCCAACGCCGGTAAATAA
- a CDS encoding ABC transporter ATP-binding protein — protein MSELLYEGRDLVQVYGGRKVLDMPLLEVRKGEAVALTGPNGCGKSTLLRLLAFLERPVSGELRYAGAGTGRREATLLLQDPYLLRMSVFSNVVLGLRLRHDAASLKLVYEQCMRAAGFDKPWDFAERGPGELSGGERQRIALASRLALRPKVLLLDEPTANVDASSARAMVRAIENCRSEGATVVCATHDPALIRTMGAREIRLGRHWNEVN, from the coding sequence ATGAGCGAACTGCTGTATGAAGGGCGCGATCTTGTGCAGGTTTACGGGGGCCGCAAGGTTTTGGACATGCCCCTGCTTGAGGTGCGCAAGGGTGAAGCCGTGGCCCTGACCGGGCCCAATGGCTGCGGAAAGTCCACCCTGCTGCGGCTGCTGGCTTTTCTTGAGCGCCCGGTGTCGGGCGAACTGCGCTATGCCGGGGCGGGCACTGGCAGGCGTGAGGCAACCCTGCTGCTTCAGGATCCCTATTTGCTGCGCATGAGCGTTTTCAGCAATGTGGTGCTGGGCCTGCGGCTGCGGCACGACGCGGCGTCGCTCAAGCTTGTGTATGAGCAGTGCATGCGCGCGGCAGGCTTTGACAAACCCTGGGATTTCGCGGAGCGCGGCCCTGGCGAACTTTCGGGCGGCGAGCGTCAGCGGATTGCCCTTGCCTCGCGCCTGGCGCTGCGGCCCAAGGTGCTTTTGCTGGACGAGCCAACAGCCAATGTGGACGCATCCAGCGCCCGCGCCATGGTGCGGGCCATCGAGAACTGCCGCAGTGAAGGCGCGACCGTGGTCTGCGCCACGCACGACCCGGCCCTGATCCGCACGATGGGCGCGCGCGAAATCCGCCTGGGCAGACATTGGAATGAAGTGAACTGA
- a CDS encoding ABC transporter permease, translating to MDYLVNGFSGALSLLAHMDAATLSAIYATLLSTCYAMAAALLLGLPMGFALGYCSFPGKRALRLVSDTLLAFPTVLIGLLVYAFITARGPLGQYGLLFTLPGMAVGQAVLALPIVVSWTAQAVESLDPRCRETLLTLGANARQVTALSLWECRYSIGMVCITAFGRVITEVGVAMMLGGNIRYATRTMTTAIALETSKGDFAQGIALGLILLLMAFVINLVLAFFRHRERA from the coding sequence ATGGACTATCTGGTCAATGGTTTTTCCGGCGCTCTTTCTCTTCTTGCGCATATGGATGCGGCCACACTGTCCGCCATCTACGCGACGCTGCTGTCCACATGCTATGCCATGGCGGCGGCCCTGCTGCTGGGATTGCCCATGGGGTTTGCCCTCGGCTACTGCTCCTTCCCCGGCAAGCGGGCCCTGCGCCTTGTTTCAGACACGCTTCTGGCTTTTCCCACCGTGCTCATCGGCCTGCTGGTCTACGCTTTCATAACGGCGCGCGGCCCACTGGGGCAGTACGGGCTGCTGTTTACCCTGCCGGGCATGGCCGTGGGGCAGGCAGTGCTCGCCCTGCCCATTGTGGTGTCCTGGACGGCGCAGGCAGTGGAAAGCCTTGACCCGCGCTGCCGCGAAACCCTGCTGACGCTGGGGGCCAATGCCCGGCAGGTCACGGCGCTTTCGCTGTGGGAGTGCCGGTATTCCATCGGCATGGTCTGCATAACCGCGTTCGGGCGGGTCATCACCGAGGTGGGCGTCGCCATGATGCTTGGGGGCAACATACGGTACGCCACCCGCACCATGACCACGGCCATAGCGCTTGAGACCAGCAAGGGCGATTTTGCCCAGGGCATAGCGCTGGGCCTTATCTTGCTGCTCATGGCCTTTGTCATCAATCTTGTGCTGGCCTTTTTTCGCCACAGGGAACGGGCATGA